In the genome of Campylobacter concisus, one region contains:
- a CDS encoding FtsW/RodA/SpoVE family cell cycle protein produces the protein MAVDKIIFYLCSTLIAISIIFSLSLPVFTVLFFNYDEFHFFIRQFIVGCIGIFIMWWLSRLNPEKTLVWIGFGLLISCGIAMGLMHALPASMVTDAGGARRWIRLPGFSLAPVEFFKIGFVYFLAWSFTRKFSEGKRTLLDEIKILMPYIILFGVAIFLIAVMQNDLGQVVVLALTFVTMALFAGASARLFSIGILGAAFVMTVAIISSEHRILRIKSWWGTIQNMVLSFLPDSVADVLRVADAPEPYQISHSLNAIKHGEFFGEGLGAGIFKLGFLSEVHTDFVLAGIAEEVGVFGILCIVAIFITLLYRIFRISARSENKVYHLFTLGVGLILSFSFLMNSYGITSITPIKGIAVPFLSYGGSSVLAICIGIGMVLMVSKRAKL, from the coding sequence TTGGCAGTTGATAAGATCATTTTCTATCTTTGTTCGACTTTGATCGCTATAAGCATTATTTTTTCACTATCTTTGCCAGTTTTTACGGTTTTATTTTTTAATTACGACGAATTTCACTTTTTTATTCGCCAGTTCATTGTTGGTTGTATCGGAATTTTCATTATGTGGTGGCTCTCTAGACTCAATCCTGAAAAGACGCTTGTTTGGATAGGGTTTGGCCTTCTTATATCTTGCGGTATCGCCATGGGGCTAATGCATGCATTGCCAGCTTCAATGGTGACTGATGCTGGTGGTGCTAGGCGTTGGATCAGGCTACCTGGTTTTTCACTAGCTCCAGTTGAGTTTTTTAAAATCGGTTTTGTCTACTTCTTGGCTTGGAGTTTTACTAGAAAATTTAGTGAAGGCAAAAGAACCTTGCTAGATGAGATTAAGATACTTATGCCTTATATTATTCTTTTTGGTGTTGCCATCTTTCTTATCGCTGTTATGCAAAATGACCTTGGTCAAGTGGTTGTGCTGGCGCTTACATTTGTGACGATGGCACTTTTCGCAGGAGCAAGTGCGAGACTTTTTAGCATCGGTATCTTAGGAGCTGCTTTTGTTATGACAGTAGCGATAATCAGCTCTGAGCATAGAATTTTACGTATAAAGTCATGGTGGGGCACGATACAAAATATGGTGCTTTCTTTCTTACCTGACAGCGTTGCAGATGTATTAAGAGTAGCTGATGCGCCAGAGCCATATCAAATTTCTCACTCATTAAACGCTATAAAGCATGGCGAATTTTTCGGCGAAGGGCTTGGCGCTGGTATCTTTAAGCTCGGCTTTTTAAGCGAGGTTCATACTGACTTTGTGCTAGCTGGTATCGCCGAAGAGGTCGGTGTATTTGGTATTTTGTGTATCGTAGCTATATTTATAACGCTACTTTATAGAATTTTTAGAATTTCAGCTAGAAGCGAAAATAAGGTCTATCATCTATTTACGCTTGGTGTCGGGCTTATCTTATCGTTTTCATTTTTAATGAATAGCTATGGCATCACATCGATCACGCCTATTAAGGGTATTGCTGTGCCATTTCTTAGTTACGGCGGTAGCTCTGTGCTTGCGATTTGTATCGGTATCGGCATGGTTTTGATGGTTAGTAAAAGGGCAAAATTATGA
- a CDS encoding DedA family protein — translation MLHDVIDFIVASVSSWGYAGIFVMMFLESSFFPFPSEVAMIPAGYLAHKGEMSLILAFLVGTLGSLLGAIFNYYLCYFFGREIVLKYGKFVGITHEKMDKFEAFFNKHGEISTFNSRLIPGIRQYISLPAGLAKMNIFRFCLFTTLGAGIWCAVLLGVGYFLGSNPSKQTLLIITIALLAVVSVISVVYIIRQRKA, via the coding sequence ATGCTGCATGATGTTATTGATTTTATAGTTGCGAGCGTAAGTAGCTGGGGTTATGCTGGCATATTTGTGATGATGTTTTTAGAAAGCTCGTTTTTTCCATTTCCAAGCGAGGTCGCAATGATACCGGCTGGCTATTTGGCGCATAAAGGTGAAATGAGTTTAATTTTGGCCTTTCTTGTAGGCACGCTTGGAAGCCTGCTTGGCGCTATTTTTAACTATTATCTTTGCTACTTTTTTGGTCGCGAGATCGTTTTAAAATACGGCAAATTTGTGGGAATCACTCACGAAAAAATGGATAAATTTGAAGCATTTTTCAATAAACACGGCGAAATTTCTACATTTAACTCACGTCTGATTCCTGGCATTCGCCAATACATCAGCCTACCAGCTGGACTTGCTAAGATGAATATATTTAGATTTTGTCTATTTACCACACTTGGAGCTGGGATTTGGTGTGCTGTTTTGCTTGGAGTTGGCTATTTTCTAGGTTCAAATCCTAGCAAACAAACACTTTTAATAATCACGATCGCTCTTTTGGCTGTTGTTTCAGTAATAAGTGTGGTTTATATAATAAGGCAAAGAAAAGCCTAA
- a CDS encoding MetQ/NlpA family ABC transporter substrate-binding protein translates to MKFIKLLTASLVALSLHAADKDHTIVVGVSPVPHAEILEFVKPKLKDKGYDLVISEISDYSIPNVATEDGSLDANFFQHLPYLEEQNKARGLHLVSVANVHVEPLGFYSKKIKNIKELKDGAKVAIAYDPSNGNRALRILEKAGLIEIDKNVKVATINDITKNSKNLQFVELEGAQIPRTLDDVDIAAISTNFVLDLGMSVAKDALLLEDANSPYANIIVTKAGNENNPKIKALIDAVLSPDTKNFIITRYKGEVIPAF, encoded by the coding sequence ATGAAATTTATCAAACTTTTAACCGCATCTTTAGTTGCTCTAAGCCTTCACGCAGCCGACAAAGACCACACTATCGTAGTCGGCGTTTCACCAGTACCACACGCTGAAATTTTAGAATTTGTAAAGCCAAAGCTAAAAGATAAAGGCTATGATCTTGTTATCTCTGAAATTTCAGACTACTCTATCCCAAATGTCGCGACAGAAGATGGCAGCTTGGATGCAAATTTCTTTCAGCATTTACCATATCTTGAGGAGCAAAACAAGGCTAGAGGCTTGCATCTTGTAAGCGTTGCAAATGTCCATGTCGAGCCACTTGGCTTTTACTCTAAAAAGATAAAAAACATAAAAGAGTTAAAAGATGGTGCAAAAGTTGCGATCGCTTACGATCCATCAAATGGCAATAGAGCGCTTAGAATTTTAGAAAAAGCTGGCCTTATCGAGATCGATAAAAACGTAAAAGTTGCAACCATAAATGATATAACTAAAAATTCTAAAAATTTACAATTTGTAGAGCTTGAGGGTGCTCAGATACCAAGAACGCTTGATGATGTCGATATTGCTGCCATTAGTACAAATTTCGTCCTTGATCTTGGCATGAGCGTGGCAAAAGACGCGCTTTTGCTTGAAGACGCAAACAGCCCTTATGCTAACATCATCGTCACAAAGGCTGGCAACGAAAATAACCCTAAGATCAAAGCTTTGATTGATGCGGTGCTTAGCCCTGATACTAAAAATTTCATCATCACTCGCTATAAAGGCGAAGTTATACCTGCATTTTAA
- the murI gene encoding glutamate racemase, whose product MNIGIFDSGLGGLSVLNEALSKLSEHEFLYYADVKNVPYGQKSRDDILKFSFDAVKFLIENGANAVVVACNTATSVAIKELRTNLNIPIIGMEPAVKKAHDLSHDDALKTLVIATPVTVNGAKLKELIANLHAKDKTELLALPRLVNFAENGEFDTKNVKSYLKEELAKFDLSKFGFLVLGCTHFNYFKDSLREILPSNISIIDGNEGTINRLISELGLKISTLDQAPKVRFFYSGNEVFSKFELDKISRNLARLEKMRAIC is encoded by the coding sequence ATGAATATAGGTATATTTGACTCGGGGCTTGGCGGACTAAGTGTCTTAAATGAAGCTTTAAGCAAGCTTAGCGAGCATGAATTTTTATATTACGCAGACGTGAAAAATGTCCCATACGGACAAAAGAGCAGGGATGATATCTTAAAATTTAGCTTTGATGCGGTGAAATTTCTCATAGAAAATGGCGCAAATGCCGTTGTAGTAGCTTGTAATACAGCAACAAGCGTAGCGATAAAAGAGCTTAGAACAAATTTAAATATACCTATAATAGGCATGGAGCCAGCCGTAAAAAAGGCTCATGACTTAAGCCATGATGATGCCTTAAAAACGCTTGTCATAGCCACTCCGGTCACCGTAAATGGTGCAAAACTAAAAGAGCTGATCGCAAATTTACACGCAAAAGATAAGACTGAGCTGCTCGCTCTACCTCGCCTTGTAAATTTTGCTGAAAATGGGGAATTTGATACCAAAAACGTAAAATCATATCTAAAAGAAGAGTTAGCCAAATTTGATCTAAGCAAATTTGGGTTTTTAGTGCTTGGCTGCACGCACTTTAACTATTTTAAAGATAGCCTAAGAGAAATTTTGCCGTCAAATATAAGCATAATTGATGGCAACGAAGGGACAATAAATCGCCTTATAAGTGAACTTGGACTAAAAATTTCTACTTTAGATCAAGCCCCAAAAGTTAGATTTTTCTATTCTGGCAATGAAGTATTCAGTAAATTTGAGCTAGATAAAATTTCAAGAAATTTAGCTAGATTAGAGAAGATGAGGGCGATTTGCTAG